One genomic region from Geotrypetes seraphini chromosome 13, aGeoSer1.1, whole genome shotgun sequence encodes:
- the CD46 gene encoding membrane cofactor protein: MMKKIFPGLCLIQGLIAALWASTCPPSLPPVTATVNTPTDPDSIEIQRVTTSAAPTLSPGRVPLPSSHCMVPNVENGEIASEWKGQYSTEDSVAFQCSAGFHLEGSPYVTCTENGSWKPELPKCVRGCKSSSLLSTAPKRKEFLCHGKRLEDLKPYLERNKLYLEIQKLQLEIQQRQKA; this comes from the exons ATGATGAAGAAAATATTTCCAGGTCTCTGCCTGATTCAAGGGCTCATTGCTGCACTGTGGG CTTCCACCTGCCCTCCATCTCTTCCACCAGTCACGGCCACCGTCAACACACCAACTGACCCAGATTCCATAGAGATACAAAGAGTGACTACAAGTGCTGCACCAACGCTCTCTCCAGGAAGAG TGCCACTGCCAAGCTCTCACTGCATGGTGCCAAATGTAGAAAATGGAGAGATCGCTTCAGAGTGGAAGGGACAGTACAGCACCGAGGACTCGGTGGCTTTCCAGTGCTCAGCAGGGTTCCATCTGGAAGGCAGTCCATATGTCACTTGTACTGAGAATGGCAGCTGGAAGCCAGAATTGCCCAAGTGTGTG AGAGGTTGCAAGTCCTCATCCCTCCTTTCTACTGCACCAAAGAGAAAGGAATTCCTATGCCATGGCAAAAGGCTGGAAGACCTGAAGCCTTATTTGGAACGGAACAAACTTTACCTGGAAATTCAGAAATTACAACTGGAAATTCAACAGAGACAGAAAGCTTAA